A genomic window from Xenorhabdus cabanillasii includes:
- the cysD gene encoding sulfate adenylyltransferase subunit CysD produces the protein MQQSGQVDRKKTAEQRLKCTNILPVVLSVESLRDEQDRQPTRLVLEWAIKQARKRRDRVLFIQLNLLPDGKPYLHANDARGEKFSIPIETVSPDTIRQALVALQQHIGKAIAVFPHAKLVHHTRHLGELDQITTCPQAYQPVLTPPAVLVTPNRRSIFPSAHLKRLETESIDIIREALAEAQNPAMLYSLGKDSSVMLHLAKKAFYPSIPPFSLLHVDTRWKFQEMYQFRDLVAYESGMELLVYINPEAIEKNINPFDHGSALHTDITKTEGLKQALDHYKFDVVFGGARRDEEKSRAKERVFSFRTAAHRWDPKNQRPELWNLYNTRKKSDESIRVFPLSNWTELDIWQYIYQENIPVIPLYYAKPRPVVIRREMIMLVDDDRCRLLPGEEIQIRKVRFRTLGCYPLTGAIESDAETIEDILLELIQARQSERQGRKIDTDRSGSMEKKKQEGYF, from the coding sequence ATGCAACAATCTGGTCAGGTAGACAGAAAAAAAACAGCAGAGCAGCGACTCAAATGTACAAATATTCTGCCAGTGGTGCTAAGTGTAGAAAGCCTGCGCGACGAGCAGGATCGCCAACCCACTCGGCTGGTACTAGAGTGGGCCATCAAACAGGCTCGAAAACGACGCGACAGGGTATTGTTTATCCAATTGAACTTACTACCAGATGGTAAACCCTATCTGCATGCTAATGATGCGCGTGGTGAAAAATTTTCGATCCCTATAGAGACTGTTAGCCCTGACACCATCCGGCAGGCATTGGTAGCACTACAGCAACATATTGGAAAAGCGATCGCTGTTTTTCCCCATGCAAAACTTGTGCATCATACACGCCATCTGGGAGAGCTCGACCAAATCACAACCTGCCCGCAGGCTTACCAACCCGTATTAACACCTCCTGCAGTACTGGTAACCCCGAACCGGCGCAGTATATTCCCTTCGGCACATCTGAAACGTTTGGAAACAGAAAGTATCGACATCATTAGAGAAGCCTTAGCTGAAGCACAGAATCCAGCTATGTTGTACTCTCTGGGTAAAGATAGCAGCGTGATGTTGCACCTAGCGAAAAAAGCGTTCTATCCTTCCATACCTCCGTTTTCACTGCTGCATGTCGACACACGTTGGAAATTTCAGGAAATGTACCAATTCCGGGATCTAGTAGCATATGAAAGTGGTATGGAGCTACTGGTTTACATCAATCCGGAAGCTATCGAAAAAAATATCAACCCATTCGATCATGGATCTGCCCTGCATACCGACATAACTAAAACCGAAGGGTTAAAGCAGGCACTTGATCATTACAAATTTGATGTTGTTTTTGGTGGCGCCCGGCGAGATGAGGAGAAATCTAGGGCCAAAGAGCGAGTCTTTTCTTTCCGCACTGCCGCCCATCGCTGGGATCCCAAAAACCAGCGTCCCGAGCTCTGGAATCTGTACAACACACGCAAGAAATCAGATGAAAGCATCAGAGTGTTTCCATTATCTAACTGGACAGAACTGGATATCTGGCAATATATCTATCAGGAAAATATCCCGGTCATTCCTCTCTATTATGCCAAGCCACGCCCGGTAGTTATACGGCGAGAAATGATCATGCTGGTAGATGACGATCGTTGCCGCTTGCTACCAGGAGAAGAGATTCAAATACGCAAAGTCAGATTTCGCACACTGGGATGCTATCCCCTTACAGGTGCAATCGAATCTGACGCAGAAACCATTGAAGATATTTTGCTGGAGCTGATTCAAGCACGCCAATCCGAGCGACAAGGTCGCAAGATTGATACCGATAGATCCGGCTCTATGGAGAAGAAAAAACAGGAAGGGTACTTCTGA
- the cysN gene encoding sulfate adenylyltransferase subunit CysN has translation MEFISINNWLEQQADMDLLRFITCGSVDDGKSTLIGRLLWDSQQIFEDQLAVLKTDSKRHGTQGEQVDLALLVDGLAAEREQGITIDVAYRFFSTARRKFIVADTPGHEQYTRNMVTGVSTADLAVILIDARLGILMQTRRHAYLVSLMGIHHIVLAINKMDLVDFDAKVSQSIEAEFNHLTQTLNFKSVTPIPISALTGDNITSRSSHMPWYLGPTLMELLETIDVTRPTDHRFVFPVQWVNRPSSDFRGFSGTIASGHVAVGDPVRITTSGQIAHIKRLVTFDGDLSDAHSGDAVTLVLDKEVDASRGDIIAAANKPLEMSDQFEATLIWMQEEAGLTGSNYEIKLANQWARAAITSIKYGININTLAHESYRQLGINDIAVCDIALHRPLVLDAYEQSPTLGGFILVDRFTQATVAAGLIHHNLRRAQNVHRQALSISRENREQLHGHRGKVIWFTGLPGSGKSTLANTLEQELYNQGKCTYVLDGDNIRQGINKDLGFTDADRVENIRRVAEVARLMMDAGLIVMTAFISPFRAEREMARQLIGEENFIEVYVNTPLEICEQRDPKGLYKKARYGQVPNMTGINSPYEVPLKAEITIQYTDMTDKQAIANILQKIQETSFNY, from the coding sequence CTGGAATTTATCTCTATCAACAACTGGCTTGAGCAACAAGCTGATATGGATTTGTTGCGCTTTATCACATGCGGCAGCGTAGATGATGGTAAAAGTACCCTGATTGGCAGGTTATTATGGGATTCACAGCAAATTTTCGAGGATCAGTTGGCGGTATTAAAAACTGACTCCAAGCGCCATGGTACCCAGGGGGAGCAAGTCGATCTCGCGCTGCTAGTGGATGGCTTGGCGGCAGAGCGCGAACAAGGTATTACCATCGATGTAGCCTACCGTTTTTTTTCCACTGCACGACGAAAATTCATTGTGGCTGACACTCCAGGCCATGAACAGTATACCCGTAATATGGTTACTGGTGTTTCTACTGCCGATTTGGCGGTGATTCTGATCGATGCACGTCTGGGGATCCTTATGCAAACACGGCGACACGCCTATCTTGTGTCACTGATGGGTATCCATCATATCGTACTTGCTATCAATAAAATGGATCTGGTGGATTTTGACGCTAAAGTTAGTCAGAGCATCGAAGCGGAATTTAATCACCTCACACAGACACTGAATTTCAAAAGTGTAACCCCAATTCCAATATCGGCTCTAACCGGCGATAATATCACCAGCCGTTCGTCTCATATGCCGTGGTACCTCGGTCCAACCTTAATGGAGTTGCTGGAAACTATTGATGTTACCCGTCCCACAGACCACCGTTTCGTATTCCCGGTACAATGGGTTAACCGACCGTCTTCAGATTTTCGAGGTTTTAGCGGCACAATAGCCAGCGGTCATGTCGCCGTCGGGGATCCTGTACGTATTACCACATCGGGGCAAATAGCCCATATAAAACGTCTGGTCACATTTGATGGCGATCTGTCAGATGCACACAGTGGAGATGCCGTCACACTGGTGTTGGACAAAGAAGTGGATGCTTCACGTGGCGATATCATTGCTGCTGCCAATAAACCATTAGAAATGAGCGACCAGTTTGAAGCAACGTTGATCTGGATGCAAGAAGAGGCTGGTCTTACGGGGAGTAACTATGAAATAAAGCTTGCCAACCAATGGGCGAGAGCTGCCATTACCAGTATCAAATACGGCATCAATATTAATACACTGGCTCATGAGTCTTACCGCCAGTTGGGGATCAATGATATAGCCGTATGTGATATTGCGCTACATCGCCCACTGGTACTGGATGCCTATGAACAATCCCCCACTCTGGGCGGCTTTATTCTGGTGGATCGCTTTACTCAGGCGACTGTGGCCGCTGGGCTTATTCACCATAATCTGCGACGAGCACAAAATGTCCATCGGCAAGCGCTTAGCATTAGCCGTGAGAATCGTGAACAACTTCATGGTCACAGAGGTAAAGTGATCTGGTTTACTGGCCTGCCCGGCTCAGGTAAATCAACTTTGGCCAATACATTGGAACAGGAATTATACAATCAGGGCAAATGTACTTATGTTCTTGATGGTGACAATATCCGCCAAGGTATTAATAAAGATCTCGGTTTTACCGATGCTGATAGGGTTGAAAATATCCGCCGCGTAGCAGAAGTGGCCAGATTGATGATGGATGCCGGGCTGATTGTAATGACTGCTTTTATTAGTCCATTTAGGGCTGAGCGCGAAATGGCAAGGCAACTGATTGGTGAAGAAAACTTTATTGAAGTGTATGTCAATACACCATTAGAAATTTGTGAGCAGCGCGACCCTAAGGGCTTATATAAAAAAGCAAGATATGGTCAAGTGCCGAATATGACGGGGATTAATAGTCCCTATGAAGTGCCGTTGAAGGCTGAAATAACGATTCAATACACTGACATGACCGATAAACAGGCTATTGCAAACATTCTTCAAAAAATTCAAGAAACTTCATTTAATTACTAG
- a CDS encoding helix-turn-helix domain-containing protein yields MKSKIILSEPERITLQQLALNHPHRDIRTRGTGLLMLARGIKPSQITAEIGCSLRVIYNWVHMWHNSGIAGLLGGHAGGRYLAMTPDMIATAVEAASAESLTLARIAQCVEAKHGALPCTLETLANTLKKQGLTYKRTRLSLKKSVTKRSLLKNPPC; encoded by the coding sequence ATGAAATCGAAGATAATACTTTCTGAGCCTGAACGAATCACATTGCAACAACTTGCTTTGAATCATCCACATCGGGACATTCGTACGCGAGGAACGGGTTTGCTCATGCTTGCCAGAGGGATCAAGCCGTCCCAGATCACCGCTGAAATCGGATGCAGTCTCCGGGTTATCTATAATTGGGTTCACATGTGGCACAATTCAGGGATAGCGGGATTATTAGGTGGTCATGCCGGAGGCCGGTATCTCGCCATGACGCCTGACATGATTGCCACTGCGGTCGAAGCGGCCAGCGCAGAGTCCCTGACACTCGCCCGGATAGCTCAGTGCGTTGAGGCAAAGCATGGTGCCCTGCCTTGTACGCTTGAAACGCTGGCAAATACCCTGAAAAAGCAGGGGCTCACCTATAAACGAACCCGACTGTCGCTTAAAAAAAGCGTAACGAAACGGAGTTTGCTAAAAAATCCGCCTTGCTGA
- a CDS encoding IS630 family transposase, whose translation MLNKIKAGAQLGHYRLLYFDEAGFAASPPVQYGWSPRGKPHKTEPREHDRRSVLGALNYTDNTLFYQTTSGSITRDDVIDFLEQVAKQGDNRLTFLVLDNARIHHGIEEQIRNGWLREHNMFLFYLPAYSPELNLIEIVWKQAKYHWRRFITWTQNTMEHELNTLLKGYGDQFAINFS comes from the coding sequence TTGCTGAATAAAATTAAGGCTGGAGCACAGTTAGGCCATTACCGTCTGCTCTATTTCGATGAGGCGGGTTTTGCCGCGTCTCCTCCGGTGCAATATGGATGGAGTCCACGGGGTAAGCCCCATAAAACTGAGCCTCGAGAGCATGACAGACGGTCAGTTCTGGGGGCGTTAAATTACACGGATAACACGCTGTTTTACCAGACAACGTCAGGCAGTATCACGCGCGATGACGTGATTGATTTTTTAGAGCAGGTCGCCAAACAAGGGGACAACCGCCTGACATTTTTAGTGTTGGATAATGCGCGTATCCATCACGGGATCGAAGAACAAATCAGAAATGGCTGGTTACGAGAACACAACATGTTTTTATTCTATCTTCCCGCTTACAGCCCAGAGCTGAATTTGATTGAGATCGTCTGGAAACAGGCCAAATACCATTGGCGACGTTTTATCACTTGGACTCAGAATACAATGGAGCATGAATTAAATACTTTATTGAAAGGTTATGGCGACCAATTTGCAATTAACTTTTCTTGA
- a CDS encoding iron-containing redox enzyme family protein → MEKIVVGKSSMAYGYHNKKMINRCPLDELMKKDPQKFVFHLKNSSWFKGENANKMPFFSKLTSFEGPMYKVFTKNELLLIKKWAISERGKDNDLEDIIINSFPVMDILPHSHEYDDEKDIRKFFHQLMTCDDHYYLDWKCEKFVNDWLYKTRKKINKIPFKNYEETLLDEWFLERAKMQIEDYSQGRMVFNKSREDVISEALHLAPMVLLDGAWINHYSHHNLINDDIGKILFEIYADEIGNGYIEKNHPLIYRNLISEMGIELPDIASAAFSESEHFDDDDFQVPVFWLSISRFPKRFLPETLGLNLAMELSGVGGAYNQARDELKQYGFNTLFVDLHNSIDNAASGHSADALNAIKIYMNKHANKSNPKLTRLLWERVWTGYLSLSPPKKTLSFFLISNNYDI, encoded by the coding sequence ATGGAGAAAATCGTTGTAGGTAAAAGTTCAATGGCCTATGGTTATCATAATAAAAAAATGATCAATCGCTGTCCCTTAGATGAATTGATGAAAAAAGATCCGCAAAAATTTGTTTTCCATTTGAAGAATTCATCTTGGTTTAAAGGTGAAAACGCAAATAAAATGCCTTTTTTCAGTAAATTAACATCTTTTGAAGGCCCAATGTATAAAGTTTTCACTAAAAATGAATTGCTCCTGATAAAAAAATGGGCGATTAGTGAAAGAGGAAAGGATAATGATCTTGAAGATATTATAATAAATTCTTTTCCTGTAATGGATATTCTTCCACATTCCCATGAATATGATGATGAAAAAGACATAAGGAAATTTTTCCATCAATTGATGACTTGTGATGATCATTACTATCTTGACTGGAAATGCGAAAAGTTTGTAAACGACTGGCTTTATAAGACCAGAAAAAAAATCAATAAAATTCCATTTAAAAACTACGAAGAAACATTATTGGATGAGTGGTTTTTAGAGAGAGCAAAAATGCAAATCGAAGACTATTCGCAGGGGCGTATGGTTTTCAATAAATCAAGAGAGGATGTCATTAGTGAGGCCCTTCATTTAGCGCCAATGGTTTTGCTGGATGGTGCTTGGATTAACCACTATAGTCATCACAATCTCATTAATGACGATATTGGCAAGATATTGTTTGAAATTTACGCGGATGAAATCGGTAATGGCTACATTGAAAAAAATCATCCACTTATTTATCGAAACCTGATCTCTGAGATGGGTATCGAATTGCCCGATATTGCCAGTGCCGCATTTTCAGAGTCTGAACATTTTGATGATGACGATTTTCAGGTGCCAGTGTTCTGGTTGTCAATTTCCCGCTTTCCGAAAAGATTTCTACCGGAAACCCTTGGCCTCAATCTGGCAATGGAATTATCTGGTGTTGGTGGTGCTTATAACCAAGCACGCGACGAATTAAAACAATATGGCTTTAACACGTTATTTGTTGATCTTCATAATTCCATCGATAATGCAGCATCGGGACATTCAGCAGATGCGCTGAATGCGATTAAAATTTACATGAATAAGCACGCCAATAAAAGCAATCCAAAATTAACACGACTTCTTTGGGAAAGAGTATGGACAGGATATTTATCCTTGTCCCCCCCCAAAAAAACATTATCATTCTTTTTAATTTCAAATAATTATGATATTTAG
- a CDS encoding carbamoyltransferase family protein — MDNNQEKFSIGLSCYYHDSAVALMKGDRIISALQEERFSRIKQDKRFPGLALQRILVDNGIKLNHIDKIFYYENPEKKFSRIIETYSCFGLKGVSSFNEEIPLWFTEKKDIKKKLQQELATRYPNEDIPVIEYIDHHHSHAASAFYPSPFQSAAVLCIDGVGEWATTSAWQGNGQTLKKIWEIKFPHSLGLLYSAFTWYCGFKVDSGEYKLMGLAPYGTPIYVDIIKNKIIKINNDGSFILNMKYFDYPVGNCMVSESFGELFGHAPRKAESILSQHYLDMAASIQAITEEVVIKIACHLRTITGEKNLCMAGGVALNCVANGKIAKEKIFDNIWIQPAAGDSGGAIGALYAGMAMNKELQRQQYGVDLMAGAYLGTAYKNTHIKEYLDSIDAVYHEYPWEQVLERTVSKILDGNVIGWFQDRMEFGPRALGNRSIIGDPRNSTMQSVMNLKIKNRESFRPFAPIVMAEYAHEWFDIHQEDEYMLFVTNVAKDKLIPYQDDNFHGIEKLQVLRSQIPAVTHVDNSARVQVLYKKNNSKFHDLLAQFYHQSGCPVLINTSFNVRGEPIVESPHDAYKCFMRTKMDILIMGNIVCIKSEQPPLPDDEDWQNIYTLD, encoded by the coding sequence ATGGATAACAATCAAGAAAAATTCTCTATCGGATTGTCATGTTACTATCATGATAGTGCGGTAGCATTAATGAAAGGTGATCGTATTATTTCCGCTTTACAGGAGGAACGTTTTTCAAGAATAAAACAAGATAAACGTTTCCCTGGATTAGCGTTGCAACGCATTCTTGTTGATAATGGCATTAAATTAAATCACATTGATAAAATATTCTATTATGAGAATCCTGAAAAAAAGTTCTCTCGAATTATAGAAACATACTCTTGCTTTGGACTCAAAGGCGTTTCTTCATTCAATGAGGAAATTCCTCTGTGGTTTACTGAAAAAAAAGATATTAAGAAAAAACTACAACAGGAGCTAGCGACGCGTTATCCCAACGAGGACATTCCAGTTATAGAATATATTGATCACCACCATTCGCATGCGGCTTCAGCATTTTATCCTAGCCCTTTTCAATCCGCTGCCGTACTTTGCATTGACGGTGTCGGAGAATGGGCCACCACATCAGCCTGGCAGGGTAATGGACAAACATTAAAAAAAATTTGGGAGATTAAATTCCCCCACTCTCTGGGCCTTCTTTATTCCGCTTTTACTTGGTATTGCGGTTTTAAGGTAGACTCTGGCGAATATAAATTAATGGGATTAGCCCCCTATGGTACCCCAATTTATGTCGACATAATTAAAAATAAAATAATAAAGATAAATAACGATGGTAGTTTTATCTTAAATATGAAGTATTTTGACTATCCAGTTGGTAACTGCATGGTGTCAGAAAGTTTTGGTGAATTGTTTGGTCATGCGCCAAGAAAAGCGGAATCAATCCTCAGCCAGCATTATTTAGATATGGCAGCTTCCATACAAGCCATCACCGAAGAAGTGGTGATAAAAATCGCCTGCCATCTGCGAACCATTACTGGTGAAAAGAATCTCTGCATGGCAGGAGGGGTAGCACTGAATTGTGTGGCGAACGGGAAAATCGCAAAAGAAAAAATATTCGACAATATCTGGATTCAACCAGCGGCGGGAGATTCCGGAGGTGCAATCGGAGCGTTGTATGCCGGTATGGCTATGAACAAAGAGCTCCAGCGCCAACAATATGGCGTCGATCTGATGGCTGGCGCCTATTTGGGTACCGCCTATAAAAATACGCATATCAAGGAATATCTGGACAGCATAGATGCGGTTTACCATGAATATCCTTGGGAGCAAGTATTAGAGCGTACGGTGAGCAAAATCTTAGACGGCAATGTCATCGGTTGGTTCCAGGACCGTATGGAATTTGGCCCACGAGCGCTTGGCAACCGTTCAATCATTGGTGATCCACGTAATTCCACGATGCAGAGCGTGATGAATCTAAAGATCAAAAATCGTGAGTCTTTCCGTCCATTTGCACCAATTGTAATGGCGGAATACGCTCACGAATGGTTTGATATTCACCAAGAAGATGAATACATGCTTTTTGTTACCAATGTTGCCAAAGATAAGCTAATTCCTTACCAAGACGACAACTTTCATGGGATAGAGAAATTACAGGTTTTACGCTCACAGATACCTGCAGTAACACATGTAGACAACTCTGCTAGGGTTCAGGTGCTGTACAAAAAAAACAACTCCAAGTTCCATGATCTCTTGGCACAGTTTTACCACCAAAGTGGCTGTCCGGTGTTAATTAATACCTCATTTAATGTACGCGGCGAACCGATTGTCGAGTCACCTCATGATGCTTATAAATGTTTTATGCGCACCAAAATGGACATACTGATTATGGGTAATATTGTCTGCATCAAGTCGGAGCAACCACCGTTGCCTGATGATGAAGATTGGCAAAATATCTACACTCTGGACTAA
- a CDS encoding SGNH/GDSL hydrolase family protein, which translates to MRNKLSHDEAVNEVYRLTPQIRDYDEFMYLGVRWLPYTMFFHQTNFKSKAINTDSLGFRYTKYKDGYISMDSIPSDVPINIIVGGSTTLGTGTTGDEYTIASGLSKLTGEPWINFGGRGYNSTQEVILFLMHQHRFNQINHVVVFSGMNTLTLEGIPDELATEHGRYYYSYEYQYYMGQYNNDLKRRKNSYASELDKRNANPMKKLYNKIMNVSDSFNPADVIITDDATDTTQRLIRTAGVIGQALSQWKSLLAPYNAKLSFFLQPMSYWSKSQLTTTEEEIFWAIDQCPNNFWRLFSRILAKENHPILVNELHTRLTQAEVNFFDMNALMGDSPLINESIYVDRVHFNDAGYFEMARLINKYIGENHE; encoded by the coding sequence ATGAGAAATAAGTTAAGCCACGATGAAGCCGTGAATGAAGTCTATCGTTTAACACCGCAAATCCGCGATTACGATGAATTTATGTATCTAGGCGTAAGGTGGTTGCCATATACGATGTTTTTCCATCAGACCAACTTTAAATCAAAGGCGATCAATACCGATAGCCTCGGTTTCCGTTACACAAAATATAAAGATGGCTATATCTCGATGGATTCGATTCCATCAGATGTCCCAATCAACATTATTGTCGGTGGTTCAACCACTCTAGGTACTGGCACTACCGGCGATGAATACACCATTGCCTCTGGGTTGTCGAAGTTAACCGGCGAACCATGGATAAACTTTGGTGGCAGGGGCTATAACTCAACGCAAGAAGTAATTTTATTTTTGATGCACCAACATCGGTTCAACCAGATTAACCACGTGGTTGTGTTCAGTGGTATGAATACCCTAACTTTGGAAGGAATCCCCGATGAGCTGGCGACTGAGCACGGCCGCTATTATTATTCATATGAATACCAATATTATATGGGACAATATAATAATGATCTAAAAAGGAGAAAGAACAGCTACGCTTCGGAGCTGGATAAGCGTAATGCTAACCCGATGAAAAAGCTTTATAACAAAATTATGAACGTCTCAGATAGCTTTAACCCAGCAGACGTTATAATTACTGATGATGCCACTGATACCACGCAACGCCTGATCAGAACGGCTGGAGTGATTGGGCAGGCACTTAGCCAATGGAAATCGTTGCTGGCTCCATACAACGCCAAACTGTCCTTTTTTCTCCAGCCTATGTCTTACTGGTCAAAGAGCCAACTTACTACGACGGAGGAAGAAATTTTTTGGGCTATCGATCAGTGCCCAAATAATTTTTGGCGGCTGTTTTCACGTATTTTGGCTAAGGAAAATCACCCAATTCTAGTCAATGAATTACACACGAGACTGACTCAAGCAGAAGTTAATTTTTTTGATATGAACGCCCTAATGGGTGATTCTCCTTTGATCAACGAAAGCATCTATGTCGATCGCGTACACTTTAATGACGCAGGTTATTTCGAGATGGCCAGATTAATCAATAAATATATTGGAGAAAATCATGAATAA
- a CDS encoding MFS transporter, translated as MKKSGLITIFCLCYFVVNFNISFIYPMLPSLQHHFSANEHHIALLLGAFPFIAFFGNLLYGPFIDKYGKKKFILIGATGCVLSYAGSIFSTNIQELITFRILSGFFVPMMGATIFPLIMEFFNRENRLFVTGIVQGAASFAQLVALPLGILSGDKIAWYFPFMLLVVILIISVTLMLLLLDAEKPVTVQSINLKNYLAKYTSLLRNRQVLNYLLLYALFGLSVFVVFGMYAYWLSKTGVGDNYQLAILFMFSGITGLVASTTISRVNKIFASTGSLIVLLLSIAMVSVMLMPMLAGYIVLQTVLFSLFSWVRSSINPLIFFDVYQQVDNAERSTLNGVMNASFQLATSIGGMISTGCLFYAPSFWLNSAVFCGFLVLCLLLTLKNTQKLANEVTL; from the coding sequence ATGAAAAAAAGTGGGCTAATAACGATATTTTGCCTCTGCTATTTTGTTGTTAATTTTAATATATCCTTTATTTACCCGATGTTGCCTTCGTTGCAACATCATTTTTCAGCTAACGAACATCATATTGCGCTGTTACTGGGTGCATTTCCTTTTATCGCCTTCTTCGGCAATTTGTTGTATGGCCCTTTTATTGATAAATACGGTAAAAAGAAATTTATCCTCATTGGAGCTACCGGCTGTGTTTTATCCTATGCCGGCTCAATCTTCTCTACCAATATCCAAGAACTCATAACCTTCCGTATCCTTAGCGGTTTTTTCGTGCCGATGATGGGTGCGACCATTTTCCCACTGATCATGGAGTTTTTTAATAGGGAAAATCGACTATTTGTGACGGGAATTGTGCAGGGAGCAGCGTCGTTCGCACAACTGGTAGCCTTGCCGCTAGGAATACTCTCCGGTGATAAGATTGCTTGGTACTTTCCGTTTATGCTATTAGTGGTGATACTCATCATCAGCGTTACGTTGATGCTACTACTGTTGGACGCCGAAAAGCCTGTCACGGTGCAAAGTATCAACCTCAAAAACTATTTGGCAAAGTACACCTCCCTGCTCCGCAACCGGCAGGTACTGAATTACCTACTGCTGTATGCTCTGTTTGGCCTGTCGGTATTCGTTGTATTTGGTATGTATGCCTACTGGCTGAGCAAAACCGGCGTCGGTGACAACTATCAGCTCGCTATTTTATTTATGTTCTCTGGCATTACTGGGCTGGTCGCCTCTACAACAATTAGCCGCGTCAATAAAATCTTTGCCAGCACTGGAAGCCTAATTGTTTTACTGCTTAGTATTGCGATGGTTTCCGTCATGTTGATGCCGATGTTAGCTGGATACATCGTTCTTCAAACAGTGCTTTTCTCACTTTTCTCTTGGGTAAGATCGTCAATTAACCCGCTGATTTTTTTCGATGTTTATCAACAAGTTGACAACGCTGAACGCAGTACTCTAAACGGGGTGATGAATGCGTCATTCCAACTTGCCACCTCGATTGGCGGGATGATCAGCACCGGCTGTTTATTTTATGCCCCCTCTTTCTGGCTCAATTCAGCGGTGTTCTGCGGGTTTCTTGTTCTTTGTTTGCTACTGACGTTAAAAAATACACAAAAACTCGCTAATGAGGTAACACTATGA